A region from the Bdellovibrio bacteriovorus genome encodes:
- a CDS encoding tetratricopeptide repeat protein — MKKLFILAPLVFVGCGPGRPHLKTLELNREGNKQVQAQAYGPAMDKYLEALRFDPFVGQLHLNLGLSFEGLQQAEKALQSYQEAENLALKEEKLELVFMARFNRAQLLGKAKKVDEALAVYQKALEIIPSSNEVKTNIELLTQSQQGQGGENKQDQQNQQGDQNQQQQQNQDGKDQKDKDPKDQEPKDDKKQVQQSPKYKPRPFQGKELSEADVKKILGELKQQEEKIRAEYNRKEVKEQPRDKDW, encoded by the coding sequence ATGAAGAAGCTTTTCATTCTTGCCCCTTTAGTGTTTGTGGGTTGCGGGCCGGGAAGGCCGCATCTAAAAACATTGGAATTAAACCGCGAAGGCAATAAGCAGGTTCAAGCGCAAGCTTACGGGCCCGCGATGGATAAGTATCTTGAAGCTTTGCGCTTTGATCCCTTCGTGGGGCAACTGCATTTGAATTTAGGGTTGAGCTTTGAAGGTCTGCAACAAGCTGAAAAAGCGCTTCAATCTTATCAAGAAGCCGAAAACTTAGCTTTAAAAGAAGAAAAGTTAGAGCTTGTCTTTATGGCGCGTTTTAACCGCGCTCAACTTTTAGGAAAAGCTAAAAAGGTGGATGAAGCCTTGGCCGTTTATCAAAAGGCTTTGGAAATCATTCCGTCTTCAAATGAAGTAAAAACCAATATCGAACTTCTGACCCAATCCCAACAAGGACAGGGTGGAGAAAACAAACAAGATCAACAAAATCAGCAAGGCGATCAAAACCAGCAGCAACAGCAAAATCAGGATGGCAAAGATCAAAAGGATAAAGATCCAAAAGATCAAGAGCCGAAAGATGATAAAAAGCAAGTGCAGCAGTCGCCGAAATACAAGCCTCGTCCTTTCCAAGGAAAGGAACTTTCAGAAGCTGATGTTAAAAAAATTCTGGGTGAGTTGAAACAGCAGGAAGAAAAAATCCGTGCTGAATACAATCGCAAAGAAGTGAAGGAGCAGCCTCGTGACAAAGACTGGTAA
- a CDS encoding tail fiber domain-containing protein: MRFLILLNVSLWTLIPSFLLAAPNSLNYQGRILKDDGTPLLHNNVSFSFEITNAAETCIMYREQVNGVNLLATKGVFDISIGSGTKIYPTTAFQLSEAFQSGVSINCDGTAPVTPAAIETRKLRVQFFDGLTWKSITPALEIHSVPFALSAAKLEGKSASDFVIKTGLPICGAGTFLSWSGSALTCEGVTGSNGGTVTNVTSTNSYLSITNGTSTPALTLNVGTTANTVAAGNDTRFTDSRNPTGAAGGDLGGNYPSPDVVKLRGVAVASTTPTATNNLLKFDGTSWAPGFVTISDVRSTAAGNTTFFPTTCTTAQTLNWESATDKYICADIAIPDSKITYASQTAKTFFAAPTAGGAPSFRAIASSDLPTTGVDGVLINGGNTFSANSSMGLKDAFNLSLLTNNSARLSILGTGQIGVQTSAPPAPFTVQNSLLATASSTAAALTPTQVLVNDAIDLPTGRQASLLVLNQPTQTANGTGQYNAAVFDINSNTGAFNLQGTRGLMVINTKNGSGTVSNQVGGIVGSLLKEGTATSQAGFQVTASASASTTLGNQYGTSSSVTNTSSGTVTVQTAYQGIAVNSSGSTVTNQYGLFASSTNSGTAASQYGILSKTTHDAANTLPTQYGTYTVASNNGLGTITNAHGNFNQVFNAGAGTTTNAYGTFSQIWNDGTGTIDKAYGYYADVYNPNGGTVTTGYGLYLGSVSATAKWSIWANDVTAPSYFAGRIGIGTATPTHNLQVEGTAGLSTGTAWTNTSDIRLKDIQGDYEYGLNEILKLHTVRFTYKKGNPLKLSSSHKMTGFIAQEVQKVIPDAVKVRPDGYLELNVDPIHWATVNAVQELNGKCEMSQEQLSALKREVASLKEENTSLKIQLEKQNQDLELIKKKLGLAD; this comes from the coding sequence ATGAGATTTTTAATCCTTCTGAACGTTTCACTCTGGACACTCATTCCGTCTTTCCTGTTGGCCGCGCCTAATTCTTTGAATTACCAAGGGCGCATCCTGAAAGACGATGGCACTCCTTTATTACACAATAATGTCAGTTTCAGCTTTGAAATCACGAACGCGGCAGAGACTTGCATCATGTACCGCGAACAAGTGAACGGCGTGAATCTTTTGGCGACTAAGGGAGTATTTGATATCTCTATTGGCAGTGGCACAAAAATCTACCCAACCACAGCTTTTCAACTGAGTGAGGCTTTTCAAAGTGGTGTTTCTATCAATTGTGATGGCACAGCTCCTGTCACACCAGCGGCTATTGAAACACGTAAACTGCGGGTACAGTTCTTCGATGGCTTGACGTGGAAGTCGATCACGCCTGCGTTAGAAATTCATTCTGTGCCTTTTGCTCTTTCTGCAGCGAAACTAGAAGGTAAATCAGCATCGGATTTTGTCATTAAAACAGGACTTCCTATTTGCGGAGCGGGAACATTTCTTTCATGGTCCGGGTCGGCTTTGACCTGTGAAGGCGTGACGGGATCTAATGGCGGAACCGTCACCAATGTGACTTCGACGAATTCTTATTTAAGTATTACCAATGGAACTTCGACTCCCGCATTGACTTTGAATGTCGGCACGACGGCGAACACGGTCGCTGCGGGGAATGATACTCGCTTTACTGACTCTCGAAATCCTACGGGCGCCGCCGGTGGCGATCTTGGTGGGAATTATCCAAGTCCTGATGTCGTTAAACTTCGTGGCGTGGCCGTGGCTTCAACAACACCTACAGCAACAAACAATCTTTTGAAATTTGATGGCACAAGCTGGGCTCCGGGGTTTGTGACAATCTCAGATGTGCGATCGACCGCTGCCGGCAATACGACCTTCTTTCCTACAACGTGTACGACAGCGCAGACTTTGAATTGGGAGTCAGCGACAGATAAATACATTTGCGCCGATATTGCGATTCCGGATTCTAAAATCACCTATGCTTCGCAAACAGCAAAAACATTTTTTGCAGCGCCGACAGCAGGCGGCGCTCCGAGTTTTCGTGCGATCGCTTCTTCCGATTTACCGACAACGGGAGTTGATGGTGTTTTGATTAATGGAGGAAATACATTTTCTGCGAACTCTTCAATGGGTTTAAAAGATGCTTTCAATCTTAGTCTTCTAACAAATAATTCGGCGCGATTGAGCATCCTGGGCACAGGGCAAATAGGAGTGCAAACTTCGGCGCCGCCGGCTCCATTTACTGTTCAGAACTCATTGCTTGCTACAGCCTCGTCAACGGCCGCAGCCCTCACTCCGACGCAGGTTTTAGTGAATGATGCCATCGATTTGCCCACGGGCCGTCAAGCCAGTCTGTTGGTCCTTAACCAACCGACACAAACTGCAAATGGCACGGGTCAATATAACGCCGCTGTCTTTGATATTAACTCCAACACGGGCGCATTCAATCTGCAGGGGACGCGTGGCCTTATGGTTATCAATACAAAGAATGGGTCCGGCACCGTCAGCAACCAAGTGGGCGGCATTGTCGGAAGTCTCTTGAAAGAAGGCACAGCAACCAGTCAGGCAGGGTTTCAGGTGACGGCTTCGGCAAGTGCAAGTACAACTCTTGGAAACCAGTATGGAACAAGCTCCTCTGTGACAAATACATCTTCAGGGACGGTCACCGTTCAAACGGCCTATCAAGGGATCGCCGTCAATTCAAGTGGCTCGACGGTGACGAACCAATACGGACTTTTTGCTTCCTCAACCAACTCGGGAACGGCGGCGTCCCAATACGGAATTTTATCAAAGACGACCCATGATGCCGCTAACACTTTGCCTACACAGTATGGGACTTACACTGTGGCCTCCAATAATGGTTTAGGAACCATCACGAATGCTCACGGTAATTTCAATCAGGTCTTTAATGCCGGAGCTGGCACCACCACAAATGCTTACGGTACTTTCAGTCAAATTTGGAATGACGGCACGGGAACGATTGACAAGGCCTATGGATATTACGCCGATGTCTACAATCCAAATGGAGGAACTGTTACCACTGGCTATGGATTGTATTTGGGTTCTGTCAGCGCCACTGCGAAATGGTCCATTTGGGCGAATGATGTCACTGCACCGTCGTATTTTGCAGGCAGGATCGGCATTGGAACCGCAACACCTACACACAATCTTCAAGTGGAAGGCACGGCGGGATTAAGCACGGGAACTGCTTGGACGAATACGTCAGACATTCGACTTAAAGATATTCAAGGCGATTACGAATACGGTTTGAATGAAATTTTAAAACTTCATACCGTGCGTTTTACCTACAAAAAAGGCAATCCGTTAAAGCTTTCATCGAGCCATAAGATGACAGGCTTTATCGCGCAGGAAGTACAAAAAGTAATTCCGGATGCCGTCAAGGTTCGTCCCGACGGGTATTTAGAATTAAACGTCGACCCTATTCACTGGGCCACCGTCAATGCCGTGCAAGAACTCAATGGCAAATGTGAGATGTCTCAAGAGCAACTGTCTGCATTGAAACGCGAAGTCGCTTCTTTGAAAGAAGAGAATACTTCACTGAAGATACAACTGGAAAAACAGAATCAAGATTTAGAGCTGATTAAAAAGAAATTGGGGCTTGCTGATTAA
- the cobB gene encoding Sir2 family NAD+-dependent deacetylase, which yields MDLRLFKNIVILTGAGISAESGIRTFRDQDGLWEEHRIEDVATPEAFARDPKLVQRFYNLRRAQLKDPKIQPNPAHLALAELERQWEGNFLLVTQNVDNLHRRAGSPNLLHMHGRLDKVFCLHCDEHYEWNEDLAVDQSCEACGRKGGVRPDIVWFGEMPHHMEEIYAALDKADYFISIGTSGNVYPAAGFVRLAWKAKKIEINLKDTEISPAFDAHFVGPASTEVPRFIKELLE from the coding sequence ATGGACTTAAGACTATTTAAGAACATCGTCATCCTAACCGGGGCTGGAATCTCGGCTGAGAGCGGGATTCGCACGTTTCGCGACCAAGACGGGCTGTGGGAAGAGCACCGCATTGAAGACGTCGCCACACCTGAAGCTTTTGCTCGAGATCCGAAGCTGGTTCAACGCTTCTACAACCTGAGACGGGCTCAACTGAAAGACCCCAAAATCCAGCCCAACCCGGCTCATCTCGCATTAGCTGAATTAGAGCGCCAGTGGGAGGGAAACTTTCTGCTCGTCACCCAAAATGTCGACAACCTCCACCGTCGGGCCGGTTCGCCCAATTTGCTTCACATGCATGGTCGCCTGGACAAAGTTTTCTGCCTTCATTGTGATGAGCACTACGAATGGAACGAAGATTTAGCCGTCGATCAAAGCTGCGAGGCCTGCGGGCGTAAAGGAGGCGTGCGCCCCGATATCGTATGGTTTGGGGAAATGCCACACCATATGGAAGAAATCTATGCGGCTTTGGATAAAGCCGACTACTTTATTTCCATCGGCACCAGCGGGAATGTATATCCAGCAGCTGGCTTTGTGCGCTTGGCGTGGAAAGCGAAAAAGATTGAGATCAACTTGAAAGACACCGAGATCTCTCCCGCATTTGATGCGCATTTCGTGGGTCCGGCCTCGACGGAGGTTCCGCGTTTTATTAAAGAACTGTTAGAGTAA
- a CDS encoding BatD family protein has protein sequence MTKTGNFLFFLSFLIFGFFAHAAPTVQATVDRNEVGLTDTFTVTVSVVSTEDHDIAEPRIPDLDGFDLLNSSQSTAVAQKLVGTPQGMQFQTQRRKEFHYTMGPKRTGQLSVDAFEVVVDGKVHRTKPILVTVSGQGSAGRPQKRPTQPGFDDPFEAMDQADEEIFNQLLRQRQRLLQQQMGQVPDDINWPSANTGLPEAAFRSLPTNPNEAFFISVEVDKTEVYEGEQVTVNWYIYTRGQMETLDRLKFPSLKGFWKEIIEEVPSIQFTEEVVNGVAWKKALLASHALFPIKPGRAVIDEYKIKSRVRTLAQFGGFYGKPYEYTKSSARVDIKVKPLPTEGRPQDFTGAVGQFEVHSSVENQTAPVNQPVSLKVRFEGAGNAKVIDLPAIAWPTGLEQYDTKSESKFFKNGRSYKEFEVLVIPRQEGDMVIPALSVSMFDPQSGKYYTRTTQPITLKVVNNPNAPVGSSSRLADGKTPAKPTVVENKLPDPVMNWEPSTEASVLYRPWLWAIVYGAMGLGLLVKAQRDFGWGRRRRTLKELVHQRYKQVDSALGKNDYRKVGVEMTNIFYMVLGEVAGEGGASQEIERLLGLMPPSLRRDHGDDIAKNFEIFQTMSFAPEEMLGSLKDPSTMKTNVEKAKKVISSVISAVEVK, from the coding sequence GTGACAAAGACTGGTAATTTTCTGTTCTTTCTAAGTTTCCTTATTTTTGGATTCTTCGCGCATGCCGCACCGACAGTGCAAGCGACCGTCGACCGCAATGAGGTCGGCCTTACGGACACGTTTACGGTGACTGTTTCTGTCGTATCGACGGAAGATCATGATATCGCAGAGCCGCGCATTCCGGACTTAGATGGCTTTGATCTATTAAATAGTTCTCAGTCCACGGCGGTGGCGCAGAAGCTTGTGGGAACGCCCCAAGGGATGCAGTTCCAAACTCAAAGACGTAAAGAATTCCATTACACTATGGGACCGAAGCGCACGGGGCAGCTCAGTGTGGATGCCTTTGAAGTCGTGGTAGATGGGAAAGTTCATCGCACAAAACCTATCCTTGTCACGGTGAGCGGGCAAGGTTCAGCAGGTAGACCTCAGAAGCGTCCGACCCAGCCTGGTTTCGACGATCCGTTTGAAGCTATGGATCAGGCCGATGAAGAGATCTTCAATCAGCTTTTAAGACAGCGCCAAAGACTTTTGCAACAACAGATGGGGCAAGTTCCAGATGATATTAATTGGCCTTCGGCGAACACAGGACTTCCCGAAGCAGCATTCCGAAGTCTGCCAACAAATCCCAACGAAGCCTTTTTTATTTCTGTTGAAGTGGACAAGACCGAAGTTTATGAGGGCGAACAAGTCACTGTAAACTGGTATATTTATACGCGCGGCCAGATGGAAACTTTAGATCGTTTGAAGTTCCCAAGCTTAAAAGGCTTCTGGAAAGAGATCATTGAAGAAGTCCCTTCCATTCAATTCACTGAAGAAGTCGTGAATGGAGTGGCTTGGAAGAAAGCTTTGCTCGCATCACATGCGTTGTTTCCGATCAAACCAGGTCGCGCGGTGATTGATGAATATAAAATCAAATCTCGCGTAAGAACCTTAGCGCAGTTCGGTGGTTTTTACGGAAAGCCTTACGAGTACACAAAAAGTTCGGCTCGCGTCGACATCAAGGTAAAACCTCTTCCGACGGAAGGACGTCCGCAAGATTTCACGGGCGCCGTCGGGCAGTTTGAAGTTCACTCGAGCGTTGAAAATCAGACGGCACCGGTCAATCAACCCGTCAGTCTGAAAGTGCGCTTTGAAGGGGCGGGGAATGCGAAAGTCATTGATCTTCCCGCGATTGCCTGGCCGACGGGTCTTGAGCAATACGACACTAAATCAGAATCGAAGTTCTTTAAAAACGGTCGCAGTTACAAAGAATTTGAAGTGCTGGTCATTCCTCGTCAAGAAGGCGACATGGTCATCCCCGCATTGAGTGTCAGTATGTTTGATCCGCAGTCGGGGAAGTACTACACGCGTACGACTCAACCGATCACTTTAAAAGTCGTGAATAATCCCAATGCGCCCGTAGGTTCTTCATCGCGTTTAGCTGATGGAAAGACGCCGGCGAAACCGACGGTTGTTGAAAACAAACTTCCCGATCCGGTGATGAATTGGGAACCTTCTACAGAGGCCAGTGTTCTTTATCGTCCTTGGTTGTGGGCGATTGTCTACGGCGCCATGGGCTTGGGTTTGTTAGTGAAAGCGCAAAGAGATTTCGGCTGGGGACGCCGTCGTCGTACCTTGAAAGAACTTGTTCACCAACGCTACAAACAAGTCGACAGTGCCCTTGGCAAAAATGACTACCGCAAAGTGGGCGTGGAAATGACCAATATCTTCTACATGGTTTTGGGGGAGGTTGCGGGTGAAGGTGGCGCCTCTCAGGAAATTGAAAGACTTTTGGGCTTAATGCCACCAAGTCTGCGCCGCGATCACGGTGATGATATTGCTAAGAACTTTGAGATCTTTCAAACCATGAGCTTTGCACCGGAAGAAATGCTGGGATCACTTAAAGATCCATCGACAATGAAAACCAATGTCGAGAAAGCAAAAAAAGTTATCAGCTCAGTGATTTCGGCCGTGGAAGTAAAATAA
- a CDS encoding vWA domain-containing protein → MFRFENIAAFNYLWLIPVIIVIGFFFDRRSRQVLQSAIGKRLYPFLSSSVSSKKRAIKNILQLLVVFFFVLALARPQMGESQQEVKSEGVEIIFAVDVSESMTAEDVKPSRLAQAKSELSRLIDLMPGNKVGVVAFAGSAALLSPLTNDPGAIKMYLESLEPSSVSTQGTNFTEALRISKEAFERGGVSTDSTVKVTRVVLIASDGEDHEQGALDEAKKMADEGVRIFSLAYGTEKGGAIPVRDGMGFLKGYKKDRQGQTIITTVKGDALRALAEAGKGSFYFATFGGDQTKLLVEDIGKLERTQFDTTMAVQYEERFQMILFIGILLALLEIFLGERRHSFRFWKGRYEVPPQ, encoded by the coding sequence ATGTTTCGCTTTGAAAACATCGCCGCCTTTAACTATCTTTGGTTGATTCCAGTTATCATCGTGATTGGCTTCTTCTTTGACCGTCGCTCGCGCCAGGTCTTGCAAAGTGCGATTGGTAAAAGACTTTATCCATTTCTTTCAAGCTCCGTATCGTCAAAGAAAAGAGCTATTAAAAATATTCTGCAGCTTTTAGTCGTCTTTTTCTTCGTCTTGGCTTTAGCTCGCCCGCAAATGGGTGAAAGTCAGCAAGAGGTGAAAAGCGAAGGTGTAGAAATCATCTTTGCCGTGGACGTCTCGGAAAGTATGACAGCAGAAGACGTAAAACCTTCGCGTTTAGCGCAGGCAAAATCAGAACTCAGTCGTTTGATCGATCTGATGCCGGGAAATAAAGTGGGCGTGGTGGCGTTTGCCGGTTCTGCGGCGTTGCTGTCTCCGCTGACGAACGATCCTGGCGCGATCAAAATGTATTTAGAATCTTTAGAGCCTTCGTCAGTATCTACTCAAGGAACGAACTTCACAGAAGCTCTTCGAATTTCAAAAGAAGCTTTTGAGCGCGGTGGGGTTTCTACGGATAGCACCGTTAAGGTGACACGCGTAGTTCTGATTGCCTCTGATGGGGAAGATCACGAACAAGGCGCTTTAGATGAAGCTAAGAAAATGGCCGATGAAGGTGTTCGTATTTTCTCTCTTGCTTACGGAACTGAAAAAGGCGGGGCCATCCCAGTCCGTGACGGCATGGGCTTTTTAAAAGGCTACAAGAAAGACCGCCAAGGACAAACCATTATCACTACGGTGAAGGGCGATGCTTTAAGAGCTTTAGCAGAAGCGGGTAAAGGAAGTTTCTATTTTGCCACTTTTGGTGGTGATCAAACGAAGCTCTTAGTTGAAGACATTGGAAAATTGGAGCGCACGCAATTTGATACGACGATGGCTGTCCAATACGAAGAGCGTTTCCAGATGATTTTATTCATTGGTATTTTATTAGCCCTTTTAGAAATCTTCTTAGGCGAACGCCGACATTCTTTCCGTTTCTGGAAAGGACGCTATGAGGTACCACCGCAATGA
- a CDS encoding vWA domain-containing protein, with amino-acid sequence MTFHSIAAFWLILPLVLILAWVLWKKRTKTPTLQFGSVELLKSVSPSLRSRLMNVPMLLKGVALIFAIIALARPQTTNTKIRKNVEGIDIVICLDVSDSMLIEDMKPLNRLEAAKETIKKFIEARTSDRIGLVVFAGESFTLVPPTLDYQLILQRVGEITSASSAKIKDGTALGVSMANAAGRLKDSQAKSRVMIFMTDGENNSGTIDPETGLEIAKGYGIKVYSIGIGKDGPTRIPVYTRDIFGQKIKTYQPFESAVNDDLLGRMASETGGKYYRATNEGALQKVFNDIDNLEKTKIDVNKFTSYTEEFPPYLVIALITYLVAILLGRSWLRRVP; translated from the coding sequence ATGACTTTTCATTCCATAGCGGCCTTTTGGTTGATCCTTCCTTTGGTTTTAATTTTGGCTTGGGTTCTTTGGAAAAAAAGAACGAAGACACCGACTTTGCAATTTGGCTCGGTCGAGCTTCTGAAGTCAGTCAGTCCTAGTTTGCGATCTCGATTAATGAATGTTCCGATGTTGCTTAAAGGGGTCGCCCTCATTTTTGCCATCATCGCCTTAGCTCGTCCGCAAACCACGAACACAAAGATCCGTAAGAACGTCGAAGGTATCGATATCGTCATCTGTCTAGATGTTTCTGACAGTATGTTAATCGAAGATATGAAGCCTTTGAATCGTTTGGAAGCGGCTAAAGAGACGATTAAAAAGTTCATCGAAGCCCGAACTTCCGACCGTATCGGTCTGGTGGTTTTTGCCGGAGAGTCTTTCACGTTGGTTCCACCAACTTTAGATTATCAATTAATCCTTCAGCGCGTAGGTGAAATTACAAGTGCCTCCAGCGCCAAAATCAAAGACGGAACCGCATTAGGTGTTTCAATGGCAAACGCGGCGGGACGTTTAAAAGATTCTCAAGCAAAAAGCCGTGTCATGATCTTTATGACAGACGGTGAAAACAACTCAGGCACCATTGATCCTGAAACGGGCTTAGAGATCGCCAAAGGCTACGGCATTAAGGTTTACTCTATCGGTATCGGTAAAGACGGACCGACAAGAATCCCGGTTTATACTCGAGACATCTTCGGCCAAAAGATCAAAACTTATCAGCCATTTGAAAGTGCCGTGAATGATGATCTTTTAGGTCGCATGGCTTCAGAAACCGGCGGTAAATATTATCGCGCGACAAACGAAGGCGCGTTACAGAAAGTCTTTAACGATATCGACAATCTAGAAAAAACAAAAATCGACGTGAATAAGTTCACAAGTTACACGGAAGAATTTCCGCCTTACCTCGTGATCGCTTTAATCACTTATCTCGTGGCTATCTTATTAGGTCGATCTTGGTTAAGGAGGGTGCCATAA
- a CDS encoding aconitate hydratase gives MASKIETSPEMVQNVYKKTAERLAVVRNRLNRPLTLAEKILFGHLDDPQNQELVRGESFLLLRPDRVAMQDATAQMALLQFMLAGKDEAAVPSTVHCDHLIQAYKGKDADMAASNMSNKEVFEFLATTSSRYNIGFWRPGAGIIHQVILENYAFPGGLMIGTDSHTPNAGGLGMCAVGVGGSDASDVMVGLPWEVKNPKLIGVHLKGKLGGWASAKDVILKLCGMLTVKGGTDKIVEYFGEGTCSISCTGKATITNMGAELGATCSVFPYDERMGAYLKSTGRDQLASIADAHKDILSADADVVANPGKYFDEVYEIDLSALEPHLVGPHTPDLARPISALKKEVAEKGYTAKISSALIGSCTNSSYEDIGRAAFVAKQAMDIGVKMNQPFLVSPGSTQIQKTIERDGQMTTFNEVGATVLANACGPCIGQWKRDDVKSGEKNTIVTSFNRNFRARNDANPETLAFIASPEIVMALGLAGRLDFNPATDELEGPKGKIKLQAPVAPELPAQGFIPDTEGYQKPAGAQAQVAVSPTSERLQLLSPFTKWDGKDFVDNYVLAKAKGKCTTDHISPGGKWLNYRGHLDNISNNMLLGADNAFTGEIGKGRNLMTGQAGVEFAQVARSYQKAGKGWVIIGDENYGEGSSREHAAMSPRFLGATAVVTKSFARIHETNLKKQGVLALTFVNPKDYDKIQEEDLVSLVDLKDLAPGKNVKMILKHKDGSSEAIELKHTYNAEQLKWFRAGSALNLIRGL, from the coding sequence ATGGCTTCGAAAATCGAAACGTCACCAGAAATGGTACAGAACGTTTACAAGAAGACAGCTGAAAGATTGGCTGTAGTTCGCAATCGTTTGAACCGCCCTTTGACATTGGCGGAGAAAATCTTGTTTGGTCACTTGGATGATCCACAAAATCAAGAGTTGGTTCGTGGAGAAAGTTTTCTTCTTCTAAGACCAGACCGTGTAGCGATGCAAGATGCGACAGCGCAAATGGCATTGTTGCAATTTATGCTTGCGGGTAAAGATGAAGCAGCCGTTCCTTCAACTGTTCACTGCGATCACTTAATCCAAGCTTACAAAGGGAAAGACGCTGACATGGCGGCTTCCAATATGTCGAACAAAGAAGTTTTTGAATTCTTGGCGACAACATCTTCTCGTTACAACATCGGCTTCTGGAGACCCGGCGCTGGTATCATTCACCAAGTGATCCTTGAAAACTACGCGTTCCCAGGTGGTTTGATGATCGGTACAGACTCTCACACTCCGAATGCGGGTGGTTTGGGTATGTGTGCGGTCGGCGTGGGTGGTTCTGATGCTTCTGATGTGATGGTCGGACTTCCTTGGGAAGTTAAAAATCCAAAACTTATCGGTGTTCACTTGAAAGGTAAGTTGGGCGGCTGGGCTTCTGCAAAAGACGTGATCTTAAAACTTTGCGGAATGCTGACCGTAAAAGGTGGAACGGATAAAATCGTGGAGTACTTCGGTGAAGGCACTTGTTCCATCTCTTGTACTGGTAAAGCGACGATCACAAACATGGGTGCCGAGTTGGGTGCGACATGTTCTGTATTCCCGTATGACGAGCGCATGGGTGCTTATTTGAAATCCACAGGCCGTGATCAATTGGCGTCTATTGCTGATGCTCACAAAGACATCTTGTCTGCGGATGCGGACGTTGTTGCAAATCCTGGTAAATACTTCGACGAAGTTTACGAAATCGATTTGTCTGCTTTGGAACCACACCTTGTGGGTCCTCACACTCCAGACTTGGCTCGTCCTATCTCTGCGCTTAAAAAAGAAGTGGCAGAAAAAGGTTACACAGCGAAGATCTCTTCAGCCTTGATCGGTTCTTGCACGAACTCTTCTTACGAAGATATCGGTCGCGCCGCTTTCGTAGCAAAACAAGCTATGGATATCGGCGTGAAAATGAATCAACCGTTCTTGGTTTCTCCAGGTTCAACACAAATCCAAAAGACCATTGAGCGTGACGGTCAAATGACGACCTTCAACGAAGTGGGTGCGACGGTTCTTGCGAATGCTTGCGGTCCTTGTATCGGTCAATGGAAACGTGACGACGTGAAATCGGGAGAGAAGAACACGATTGTGACTTCTTTCAACCGTAACTTCCGCGCTCGTAACGATGCGAACCCAGAGACTTTGGCCTTCATCGCTTCTCCAGAGATCGTGATGGCATTGGGTCTTGCGGGTCGTTTGGATTTCAACCCAGCGACAGACGAACTTGAAGGACCAAAAGGTAAAATCAAGTTGCAAGCTCCGGTAGCTCCAGAACTTCCCGCTCAAGGTTTCATCCCTGATACGGAAGGTTACCAAAAACCAGCGGGTGCTCAGGCGCAAGTGGCTGTCAGCCCAACTTCAGAGCGTCTGCAACTTCTTTCTCCATTCACGAAATGGGATGGTAAAGACTTCGTTGATAACTATGTTTTGGCGAAAGCTAAAGGCAAATGTACAACGGATCATATCTCTCCGGGCGGTAAGTGGTTGAACTACCGTGGTCACTTGGACAACATCTCTAACAATATGTTGTTGGGTGCGGATAACGCATTCACGGGTGAAATCGGTAAAGGTCGTAACTTGATGACAGGTCAAGCGGGTGTTGAGTTTGCTCAAGTCGCTCGTTCTTACCAAAAAGCCGGCAAAGGCTGGGTGATCATCGGTGACGAAAACTACGGTGAAGGTTCTTCTCGTGAACATGCGGCGATGTCTCCAAGATTCTTGGGTGCCACGGCGGTTGTGACGAAGTCATTCGCTCGTATCCATGAAACCAACTTGAAAAAACAAGGTGTGTTAGCTTTGACTTTCGTAAATCCAAAAGATTACGACAAGATTCAAGAGGAAGACCTTGTAAGCCTAGTAGATCTTAAAGATCTTGCTCCAGGTAAAAACGTGAAGATGATCCTTAAACACAAGGATGGTTCTTCTGAAGCTATCGAGTTGAAACATACTTACAACGCAGAACAGTTGAAATGGTTCCGCGCGGGAAGTGCGTTGAACTTGATTCGCGGACTTTAA